The DNA segment CCAGGGCGAAACTGTTATCCTCAAGTTTTTGGGGATCAAGAAAAAGCGATTTGGTTATCCTGGCCGGACGATTCTTGGCTCCGGTCAAAGCCCAGTCATAATCATCGGGATTATTCTCCTCCCGGTACTTTCCAGGGAATTCCACCGACTCCATCATCTGACCGATCATCCCGTCTCCGATGACCATCACCGGGATACGATATTTGTCGGCCAGATCAAATGCCAGAATCATCAGGTCAACGGCCTCCTGCACCGACGACGGCGCCAGGACAATTACGCGGTAATCCCCGTGACCGCCCCCTTTGGTGGCCTGGAAATAATCCGACTGGGCCGGTAGAATCCCACCCAGCCCGGGACCACCCCGCATGATATTTATCAGAACCACCGGCAGATGTGCTCCGGCCATGTATGATATGGCTTCCTGCATCAAAGAGATGCCCGGTGACGATGAGGTCGTGAAAACCCGTTTACCCGAGGCCGCGGCCCCGAAAAGCATATTACCCACCGCCACTTCCGATTCCGCCTGAACAAAAACCCCGCCGACTTCCGGCAGACGCCAGCAGAGGTATTCCGCCACCTCGCTCTGAGGAGTAATAGGATACGCGAAATAGTTTTTGGCCCCGGCGCAAATGGCCGCCTCGCCTATCGCTTCGTTGCCTTTCATCAATTTCTTTGCCATAACCTCCCCCTTCAATACTCGAATAATGCAAATGAGGTTCCGTGGGTGTGCACCTCGATAGCCACATCGGGACAGGTAATGGCGCAGATTCGGCAGCCGATACACCTGGTCGGCTCATGCACCTGCGCATAAAAATACCCCTTCAGATTTATCTCCTTTGACATCGAGATAATCTGCATGGGGCAGGCGTGGACACAAAGCTCACAGCCTTTGCAATAATTCTTATCTATTTTGATACCGGGCATTTAATCATTCCCTTCTTCTTCAAAAGCTGATTTTCAGCCGGTTTCTTTTTTTCGCTCCCAAGGTTTTAACATCGACCGGGTCAGCGGCAAAAAAGCGCATTCATAACCGCCGGTATCCATACCCTCTAGAATGTCCCGCTTGACACTGACAAAAAACAGCGGCAGACCGGTTCTGGAACCCACTTCACGAGCCAGTCGATACCCTTCATCAATTATTTCCGCGTTGGTTTCGTCGATCATATGGCTGTTGGAGATTAAGCCCGTGAACTTAAGACGGGCCGTTAATTCGATCCTCTGCATCATCTTAATTGATCCATCCACATCAGAGGTTTGCGGCCGGCGGCTGTTCAAAACCATCAGCATTTCAAAAGTCCCCGTCTCAAACTCATCGGCCAGCGAACCCAGCGCTCGTGTCCCCTGGGCATCGCCCCCGACATCCAGAATCACTTTTCCTTCGTGACGCTCGATTATACCCTTCACTTCCGGCAGCAAAATCGGTAAATCAGCGTAAAACTGCCCCCCCTTGGGAGCAACAGCCCGAACCCCAAGTGCTTCCATTTCCCGAACAGTCTCGCGGGAACGAAAATAGGGATTTACCAGATCAAGATCGACAATCGTTACCGGGGAATCCTGAGTCGCGGCTAAGAATTTCGCAATATTTACGGAGACTTCCGTTTTGCCGCTTCCGAAGCCTCCTACGATGATTGTAATAGGACGTAAAATCGAGGGATATCGGATTTTTACCTCATTGGCCATGGAATATTATCCTTTATCGCCTGTCCCGTCAGCATCATGCTTTCGCTATCCCGCCTTTATTCTTACCACAAAATCCATTCGGCAGGAACAGCCCTGATCCAGCCTTTCAAAATAACCTATAACCCCAACTGACTAACAATATTACGCAACACCGCCTCAAAGTCAAGGGAATATTGTGAAATTTATCACTAATAATCCCTGCCTTGATCCATAACAAGATGTCCCTCTATCCCGAATTTACCCCCATCCTTCCAGCGAGCGGAAATTCTTGAACTGAGCGCTGTCTGCAAAAGTTGAAGGAGCTTTGAGATACATCAGGACACTGTCAACCATGTGAATATGGTTATGCTCCTCCTTGGCGATTTTCAGCAGAAGTTCCTTCTTCCTGCTGTCCGGTTCGATCGACGCCTTTTCCTCATAAAAGGCCTTCGATTTCTCCTCGGTCCGGAGGGCCGTGGTCCAGGCCGAAACAACATCCTGACCAAATGGTCTGCTCTCGCCTTTCTCGGCCATGGATTGGAATATGTTTTTGACATTCTCCAGAGTTTGACTGCCCGACAGCAATTCACCTCCCGAAATGTCTTTGGGATTGGCCTTCAAACGTTTGAAATACTCATAATGCCGCGTTTCTTCTTCGGCCAGAAGAACCAGTATCCGTTTCAGATCGGGATCAGTGGTCCCGGCGGCATGAGTCTCATAATACGCCTTGCCGTCCTGCTCCATCTTCATGGCATAATCGATTATATCCATTGTAACTCCTTGTTATATTCGTTTGACCGCTATTATTTAAAGATACAATAACTCCATGATGACGGCAACCATTTAGGCAGATTTTTTTTGGAAAGATTCTCGTATTGCCGGGCCTTTTACTCACCGGCCGGCAATAAATCGGGATTGGAATATTTGATTCGCTCCAGAAGCGAGAGACTCTTGACCCCGAAATAAGCATCCCTCTTGCTGTAAACCTTGTCCTTCAAAGCCTCGGGCAGTGATATAAAACCATAACCCTTGTCGATCAGGGCGGCAATAATATCCTCGAGGAAATAAGCATTGAGCCGGTTGAGCCGTAATTGTAATATCTGGCGTACCGGGCGTTCCATTATTTCCTGGGCCAGGGTTTCGGAATTCCCCAGCCGTTCCAGCAGGTGAGTTATATACTCATCGCGCAGTTCGATAAAATCGGCGCTGTCGCGGCTGTTGATGATCTTCTCCAGCGACAGGTTATAAACGAAATCCTCCACCACGATGGAGGCGTGGGCCAGGTTGATATTGGCCTCATCGAGATAATACTCCACATCCGTTTTAATCTCGGTGGTGGCTCCGTAATGAAGATATGGAAACCGAAAATATCGACTCGGTTGCTTGAATGATATTAGGAAATCCTCGATCGTCTCTTTGCCCTTTGCGATATCTTCGAGAAACATCTCAATCGGAACATTATCGATATCCTGCCCGGTGTAGGTGAACGATCCGATGGTATGCCCCGCTTCAAGCCATTTAACCAGAATCTCCCAGTCTCCTTCGATATTGTCGCCGATTACGAATGCCGCCGCCTTGATCTTATGCCTGGCCAGCGTTTCCAGAATTTTATCGTTGATCTCATACCGTTCGATCCGGGTATAATTTCTTTCCGCCGGAAGATTATCGAAGGTCAGACATATTTTTTTGATATTCAAAATCGGTTTTTTATCGGTATCGCCGCTCTGGCCGAAAACCGCGGTAGCGAGAAAAAAAACCGCCAGGAAACAAAAACAGGTCCATTTGGCAGAATATTTCATAACTCCAAATTTAGC comes from the Candidatus Zixiibacteriota bacterium genome and includes:
- a CDS encoding 4Fe-4S dicluster domain-containing protein, with the translated sequence MPGIKIDKNYCKGCELCVHACPMQIISMSKEINLKGYFYAQVHEPTRCIGCRICAITCPDVAIEVHTHGTSFALFEY
- a CDS encoding ferritin family protein, which produces MDIIDYAMKMEQDGKAYYETHAAGTTDPDLKRILVLLAEEETRHYEYFKRLKANPKDISGGELLSGSQTLENVKNIFQSMAEKGESRPFGQDVVSAWTTALRTEEKSKAFYEEKASIEPDSRKKELLLKIAKEEHNHIHMVDSVLMYLKAPSTFADSAQFKNFRSLEGWG
- a CDS encoding polysaccharide deacetylase family protein, producing MKYSAKWTCFCFLAVFFLATAVFGQSGDTDKKPILNIKKICLTFDNLPAERNYTRIERYEINDKILETLARHKIKAAAFVIGDNIEGDWEILVKWLEAGHTIGSFTYTGQDIDNVPIEMFLEDIAKGKETIEDFLISFKQPSRYFRFPYLHYGATTEIKTDVEYYLDEANINLAHASIVVEDFVYNLSLEKIINSRDSADFIELRDEYITHLLERLGNSETLAQEIMERPVRQILQLRLNRLNAYFLEDIIAALIDKGYGFISLPEALKDKVYSKRDAYFGVKSLSLLERIKYSNPDLLPAGE
- a CDS encoding cobalamin biosynthesis protein CbiA, which gives rise to MANEVKIRYPSILRPITIIVGGFGSGKTEVSVNIAKFLAATQDSPVTIVDLDLVNPYFRSRETVREMEALGVRAVAPKGGQFYADLPILLPEVKGIIERHEGKVILDVGGDAQGTRALGSLADEFETGTFEMLMVLNSRRPQTSDVDGSIKMMQRIELTARLKFTGLISNSHMIDETNAEIIDEGYRLAREVGSRTGLPLFFVSVKRDILEGMDTGGYECAFLPLTRSMLKPWERKKETG
- the vorB gene encoding 3-methyl-2-oxobutanoate dehydrogenase subunit VorB; protein product: MAKKLMKGNEAIGEAAICAGAKNYFAYPITPQSEVAEYLCWRLPEVGGVFVQAESEVAVGNMLFGAAASGKRVFTTSSSPGISLMQEAISYMAGAHLPVVLINIMRGGPGLGGILPAQSDYFQATKGGGHGDYRVIVLAPSSVQEAVDLMILAFDLADKYRIPVMVIGDGMIGQMMESVEFPGKYREENNPDDYDWALTGAKNRPARITKSLFLDPQKLEDNSFALAEKAKKIKAVEVRYELYKVTEKNRILIAAYGTMARICQTAIDELETEGISVGLFRPITLFPFPEKEIYTEAAKKNIEAVLTIEMSVGQMVEDIERCVLGKKPVAFFGRTGGIVPSPNEVKDKIREILKKKK